The Periophthalmus magnuspinnatus isolate fPerMag1 chromosome 10, fPerMag1.2.pri, whole genome shotgun sequence genome segment AATTGATGAACCATGAATCTGGGCACAACCTTACCTTTTTTGCCAACAGAAACTTTGTTTTTGTCACAAAGCTGCTCCaagaaaactgaaatgttgGCGCTATTTTTGATAATGTAGTTCTATGAACAGTTTTGCTGCATATGTAAGAGCAATGACACAAGATGGagcatctgttttttgtttttatcagtgaTAAATGTAGGTAACAAGCAGACAGTGTTTGTGTGGTAGCAGCTTCTTTAAAGCTGCTTTATTCACAAATATAATTATGACATTATGTTATGACTAAAGGTATTTCAGTTTAatgtaacattttaattattaagcGTGCATCTAGTTTTAGTTCGAGGAGTTTCTCCTATGACCTTGAACAAATTCTATTTTTATTCcaaactttgtaaaaaaaaaccaaacaatggAGAGCCATTGTAATTTTttgccagatttttttttttggtcagtttaacATTTATTCTCTGCGAGGCATGCGTGTTGTGTACGCCAGTCCTCTGTATGTCAGTGAAAGGGTGAAGCGCATCACGTTGCATGATGTGTGTTGCTTTGAAATAAGGAAACTTGTTATATTTGTCACATAACTGACAGAATTAAGGCAAAACTATTTACGCACCCCAGTCGTGTTGTATCTTAAACAGACTGCAAAAAATGCTTGTGGAGAAACAACACAAGATGATAGTGTGGCCCTCATTACAAGCCAGGCACACTTTTGGGGTTAAGTTATttagtgttgctttaattttcTAACCTTGTTCTATTACAGTGACCTTATTTATTAAACTAATGATACAGGCAGGctgtttttaacttttattttatattttgtgaaaaGATGTATTGTTTTTCCTGAAGCTGATATTTTAACAGAGCCTTAATTTCTGTTGCACACTGGCATTTTGTGtctttaattttaaaaatgcattgattcAACATTTTCTGTCCTTAATTTCCACAATGCCCTAAATATCATCTTGAAATGTCTAACACAAACCTACTTCAGGATGTTTTTCTTGGATTTGTTCAAACAACAGTTGGCAAATATTGTATCAAGGAATTATAATGCCTTAACTTGACAAAGTCTATAAGCGCTTTATAAGCCCAAATACTgcctataaagaagaaacacaTTGACGAAATGTTGGCTTAAAATGCCAGGTTCATACTCCACACTGATTCTTCATCTGTCTTCACCATATGAGGTGTCACATAACACAGACCTCTGATTCTACAATAAACATGGCAGGTATACCTTTTTCAGGCCGTATAAACTAGCATATTTTACGAGACGTTTACCTAAAAGAAAAGGAAACAAAATGGGCCCGTTTAGCtatttgacgtaaacatttcactttttcagtgcagttaagAGTCACCTCTTGGCGACTTGGTAGAACAGTCGTATGACGTAAGCGGATGCACGTTTGTTTGGGTTTAGCTAGCATTAGCTTCTCAGCTACACAGATAAAGGACAGGGACATGACTTCGTAGTTACGAGTTACCTCGCGGTTATATGACATTGAACTGATGTAAACGGTGGGTCATTTCTCATCGCGTTCAAACATGAAGACCGTGTTCGTGACTGTCGGTACCACCAGTTTTGACGAGCTCATTGAAGCCATCATCAGCCCGGCTGCTGTGGAGGTGAGGAAAACACAATCACATATTCTCAGCTATAGAAATAGTTTTCTGAACTCATAACACGCCACGATGAGAGAGAACGCTCACAATGGTTTACATGGATCAGGTTTTAGAAGACATACgttttaaaattaataataataatgaataatactCTAACAAACGTTTTACGAGACAAGTGTCTTTAAAAAGAGTTGTGTGGAGGAGAACCCGACCCACAATCAAGGAGCAACGGCTTGAAAGCACAGTAAAACAGTGCTGGGGTTTTAACAGTGGTAGAGTTTTAACACAGTTTTCAACTCGAGGACCAAAGGGTCCGTCCAGACGAGAGTCAAAAGGTCCAGCATGTACTGTGGGGTCTGTACATGAAATGCCTCTAAAAGTAATTATCATGCACAGTTTTGGATACTGGGTATTTCCAATGCCAAATACATAAGATGTTTTAACTAGAATTGTATTAAAGCCTGGAAATCTGTGTTTTTGCGTTTATAAGATCGTGCTATGAATTATGTAGGTTTTGAAAGACCGTGGATATGAGAGGCTGGTTCTTCAAGTTGGAAGAGGCACCGTTTTTTCCAACATCTAAGACCTGTTCACACATCACTCTGGAGACCTTTCGTTATAAGGACTCAATCGCGGAGGATATCAAGAACGCTCATCTCATCATCAGTCATGCAGGTAATACAGAAGCATCAGGCTACTGACTGTAGGAACGAAAGCTGTTTCATGCCATTCAGCATTTCACTGTTTTCAAGAAAATATGAAGTTATTTGAAAAGTAAGTTGCTTGTTTTCTCTCTCAGGTGCAGGGAGTTGCTTGGAGGCACTCAGTGCTGGCAAGCCTCTGCTAGTTGTTGTCAATGACAAACTGATGAACAACCACCAACTGGAACTGGCCAAACAGTTGCACTCTGACTCCCATTTACTATACTGCACATGCAGGTTTGGGTTTCTACACACACCAGACGGATATTTACCAAGATGCACATCTCAACTTATTCTCCTCTCTTTCAGCACCCTGACAGCAACATTGAGGACCATGAATCTCTCTATCCTCCAGCCCTTTTTGCTCGGACAACCCCAAAACTTGCCAACTTTTTAGACAAAGCACTGGAGTAAAATGAGATCTCTGCCATTATACTCATAGACATATACACGTACTATGATCTTGCTACATGCTTGAAATTgataacttaaaggtgcactatgtattttTCTAGCAGAAGATCTGCCACCAACATGGACATGTTAAGACTCTGcttacaatgttccacagtttggcaagTGGCACCATTATTGTTGCAAGTTGCAGATCAGATATTTGGAGAGGTGAACCtgctcagtaagaatgcatatttttcggGGTCtttcaaaccaaacatgcactAAAGGAGGGGAGCCTTTATATCTGTGAGCAATTTCACATGgacaacatttttattaaatgtttggTTGAATCTATTTGCTTAGGAATTAAGAGTCCTAAACTGTCAAACATAAATTCTCCATCTGATTATTTCATACCCAGGTTTAAAGGAACAACTTatgtgtaggcctgtcatgataacacattttgaaatacaatatatggctgaagaaaatataggcGATAAATGACATGACATTAAAaccattatgccactgacataaaAACCCTGAAGCAGGAATTTTCCCCAAAAAACACTATTCTATATGTACAGTACTGGTAATGAactgagctgcaataaatacatgaaacacttgatgagtcatagaagttatttattcaaacttcaGCTTCAGCTGAAATCttacaaagtacaaaaaaattacaaaaacagaaagaaaaagtgcCCATGATAAATATGAACCCCCAGTGATTGTTCCAGCtctcatgtattgaacgataagtcgatatagtaattattttgACAAGTCTACTAATGTGAAATAAACG includes the following:
- the zgc:92907 gene encoding LOW QUALITY PROTEIN: UDP-N-acetylglucosamine transferase subunit ALG13 homolog (The sequence of the model RefSeq protein was modified relative to this genomic sequence to represent the inferred CDS: inserted 1 base in 1 codon; deleted 1 base in 1 codon), which translates into the protein MKTVFVTVGTTSFDELIEAIISPAAVEVLKDRGYERLVLQVGRGTVFPTSKTCSHITLETFRYKDSIAEDIKNAHLIISHAGAGSCLEALSAGKPLLVVVNDKLMNNHQLELAKQLHSDSHLLYCTCSTLTATLRTMNLSILQPFLLGQPQNXANFLDKALE